One genomic window of Gossypium hirsutum isolate 1008001.06 chromosome D11, Gossypium_hirsutum_v2.1, whole genome shotgun sequence includes the following:
- the LOC107929701 gene encoding probable disease resistance protein At4g27220 translates to MELIGTAIGFMKCLGVPTCRYLDNYRKLEEKMNDLRLRLDDLNVRKQDIESENESEIRGGKMVKKEVEKWLDNVEKMNAEIEKIEQKLVVVSCFSRARLGKLVRKKIEEVKEIHRQGCFSDGLAVDRPPAKGVTLLTSDLEGETNVNNQIWQLLMDDDQVRMIGVCGMGGIGKTTIMKHINNQLLKEDQFRKVIWVTVSKEMNVSKIQEGIARCLKHSLPEDELERATTLNHALERTSYVLILDDVWEWFSLSKIGIPDPKPDEQRKVKVVLTSRSKEVCISMGCKVVQVKPLSKQESMNLFLNHVELGHSVVQDPELKKIVNSIVKKCGGLPLAIVTIAGSMKGVYDIHEWRNALNELCQHVKSVKQWDNEVFKCLMFSYNRLADSEIQNCFVYCSLYPEDFPIKRRELIEKWIDEGFINGNTRQAMYDRGHSILNKLENNSLLERTRSLGYELSVKMHDVIRDMALLIKDHSRFYVKAGLQLKELPDEREWATGTFDKVSLMNNSILEIPSHISPKCHNLSTLLLQQRNLVFRRVLETGFKTIPGTFFEHMNGLKVLDLSYTNITNLPDSISNLGNLNSLVLRCCYKLRHLPSLAGLKALKKLDLYNTTIDKIPPQMETLENITYLALQAEGLKELPTGTLPMFSRLQYLATMLQLKGEEVGKLSKLEFLSCIFLDMEEFKKYNSTSGTKWPQNYICSVGSSLSRNGSLFGVEDKFEKPEEHNTLYFVNCDLEEADFAMLPMDLNYFHVEKCDDLKCLSDGTSLFHGVTLCHIWECQGIECVIDLSSSPSYSFKNIERLVLGKLCNLLELVRVGPTFESPCPVIFSRLTMISLEKCSRMKKLFSVEMWQGLQNLEDLRVEDCQEMEKIIDDNGTRNGSETTSLVLPKLRELSLYSLPRLKTICGNGVMIPTNFLRYLRITECPELKRIPLLLPQLENGEPSIPTFLKRICVKPREWWESIEWDDPNAMNVDLSAFVSHVEYF, encoded by the coding sequence ATGGAGCTAATAGGAACAGCAATTGGATTCATGAAGTGTTTAGGGGTTCCTACATGCAGATACTTGGATAATTACCGAAAACTTGAAGAAAAAATGAATGATCTAAGATTGAGATTGGATGACTTGAATGTTCGAAAGCAAGATATAGAATCGGAAAACGAATCGGAGATCCGTGGCGGGAAAATGGtcaagaaagaagtagagaaatGGCTAGACAATGTAGAGAAAATGAATGCCGAAATCGAGAAGATCGAACAGAAGCTGGTCGTTGTTTCTTGCTTCTCGCGTGCTCGATTAGGCAAACTTGTTCGGAAGAAGATCGAAGAAGTGAAGGAAATTCATCGACAAGGCTGTTTTTCAGATGGTTTGGCGGTTGATAGGCCACCAGCCAAAGGAGTGACATTGTTAACATCAGATTTAGAAGGTGAAACTAATGTAAACAATCAAATATGGCAGCTCTTGATGGATGATGATCAAGTTAGAATGATTGGAGTTTGCGGGATGGGCGGTATCGGGAAAACTACGATCATGAAGCATATCAACAATCAATTGTTGAAGGAAGATCAATTTCGTAAAGTCATTTGGGTTACTGTATCGAAAGAAATGAATGTTTCCAAAATACAAGAAGGCATTGCTCGTTGTCTCAAGCATTCTCTTCCGGAAGACGAACTCGAACGGGCAACAACATTGAACCATGCTTTGGAAAGAACAAGTTATGTGTTGATCTTAGATGATGTTTGGGAATGGTTTTCTTTATCGAAAATCGGAATCCCTGATCCGAAACCTGATGAGCAGAGGAAAGTGAAAGTAGTGCTTACTAGCAGATCAAAAGAAGTGTGCATATCTATGGGGTGCAAGGTGGTCCAAGTGAAACCTCTTTCAAAACAAGAGTCCATGAATTTATTCTTAAACCATGTTGAGCTTGGGCATAGTGTTGTAcaagatccagagttgaaaaaaATTGTGAACTCCATTGTTAAGAAATGTGGAGGTTTACCACTTGCCATTGTTACAATAGCTGGTAGCATGAAAGGGGTATATGATATCCATGAGTGGAGGAATGCACTAAATGAGTTATGTCAACATGTGAAAAGTGTGAAACAATGGGATAATGAAGTTTTCAAGTGCTTGATGTTTAGTTATAACCGTTTGGCTGATTCAGAAATCCAGAATTGTTTCGTATATTGCTCATTGTATCCTGAAGATTTCCCGATTAAAAGAAGGGAGTTGATCGAGAAATGGATCGATGAGGGGTTCATTAATGGAAATACTAGGCAGGCAATGTATGACAGAGGCCATAGTATTCTAAACAAGCTCGAAAACAATAGCCTGTTGGAGCGGACTCGAAGTTTAGGCTATGAGTTAAGTGTTAAGATGCACGACGTCATAAGGGACATGGCATTGTTGATCAAAGACCATTCTCGATTCTATGTGAAAGCTGGCTTGCAGTTGAAGGAACTACCAGATGAACGCGAATGGGCGACAGGGACTTTTGACAAGGTTTCCTTGATGAATAATTCAATATTAGAAATCCCTTCTCACATTTCACCTAAATGTCATAATCTATCAACCTTGTTATTGCAACAACGTAATCTGGTATTCAGAAGGGTTCTAGAAACTGGTTTCAAAACGATTCCGGGAACTTTCTTTGAGCACATGAATGGACTAAAGGTTCTTGATCTTTCCTATACCAACATCACGAATCTGCCCGATTCCATTTCTAACCTGGGAAATCTTAATTCCCTGGTACTCCGATGTTGTTACAAGTTAAGACATCTGCCTTCTTTAGCAGGGCTTAAAGCACTGAAAAAGTTGGATCTTTATAACACAACCATTGATAAGATCCCTCCTCAAATGGAAACGTTAGAAAATATAACGTATCTTGCTCTACAAGCAGAGGGTTTAAAGGAGCTACCGACCGGAACTCTACCAATGTTTTCTCGTCTCCAATACCTGGCAACAATGCTACAGCTAAAAGGAGAAgaagtaggcaaattaagcaagCTTGAATTTCTTTCATGCATATTTCTTGATATGGAAGAATTCAAGAAATATAATTCTACGAGCGGAACCAAATGGCCTCAAAACTATATTTGCTCTGTGGGATCGTCTTTGTCTAGAAATGGTTCGTTATTTGGGGTGGAAGACAAGTTTGAGAAACCTGAGGAGCATAACACTTTATACTTTGTTAATTGTGATCTAGAAGAAGCAGACTTTGCAATGCTTCCAATGGACCTCAATTATTTTCATGTTGAGAAGTGTGATGATCTCAAATGCTTAAGCGACGGAACGTCTTTGTTCCATGGAGTAACACTTTGTCACATTTGGGAGTGTCAAGGGATCGAGTGCGTGATCGATTTGTCGTCATCGCCTTCCTATTCATTCAAGAACATCGAGAGGCTAGTCCTTGGAAAACTATGCAACTTGCTTGAACTTGTAAGAGTAGGACCAACATTTGAATCTCCATGTCCTGTCATCTTTTCTCGTCTTACAATGATTTCCTTGGAAAAATGTTCAAGGATGAAGAAGTTGTTTTCGGTTGAAATGTGGCAAGGCCTCCAAAACTTGGAGGATTTGAGGGTTGAAGATTGCCAAGAAATGGAAAAAATCATAGACGACAATGGAACAAGAAACGGTTCCGAGACTACATCACTTGTTCTCCCAAAACTAAGGGAACTGTCCTTATACAGCTTACCAAGACTGAAAACTATTTGTGGTAATGGTGTGATGATTCCCACAAATTTTCTTCGATATCTTCGAATAACAGAATGTCCTGAACTAAAAAGGATCCCTTTGTTACTTCCCCAGCTTGAAAATGGGGAACCTTCAATTCCTACATTTTTGAAACGAATCTGTGTAAAGCCAAGAGAATGGTGGGAATCCATTGAATGGGATGATCCTAATGCTATGAATGTCGACCTTTCAGCCTTTGTTTCTCATGTTGAATATTTCTAG
- the LOC107929702 gene encoding multiple organellar RNA editing factor 9, chloroplastic, with amino-acid sequence MATLLNPSSLLLPSKPFLPTRFLLTAHPVIRVNSLIHHLPSSSTSRRRVIKAAALDSDYSSKRRSSNETRETITLPGCDYNHWLIVMEFPKDPAPTREQMIETYLNTLATVLGSMEEAKKNMYAFSTTTYTGFQCTVSEETSEKFKGLPGVLWVLPDSYIDVKNKDYGGDKYINGEIIPCKYPTYQPKQRKESKSVNKRYERRKDGPPAGQFRPKQSASQSESSS; translated from the exons ATGGCGACTTTGTTAAacccttcttctcttcttctaccTTCAAAACCCTTTCTTCCAACTCGTTTCCTGCTCACTGCACACCCTGTTATCCGAGTGAACTCACTGATTCATCATCTCCCTTCATCGTCGACTAGTCGTCGTCGTGTTATCAAAGCTGCAGCACTGGACAGTGACTATTCATCTAAGAGACGCAGCAGCAATGAGACCAGGGAAACGATAACGTTACCTGGTTGTGATTATAACCATTGGCTCATTGTTATGGAGTTCCCTAAAGACCCAGCTCCTACAAGAGAACAAATGATTGAGACTTATCTCAACACTCTTGCTACTGTCCTTGGCAG CATGGAAGAAGCAAAGAAGAACATGTATGCTTTTAGCACTACAACCTATACAGGTTTCCAGTGTACTGTATCAGAAGAAACCTCCGAAAAGTTCAAGG GATTGCCTGGAGTACTTTGGGTGCTGCCTGATTCCTACATAGATGTCAAAAATAAAGATTATGGAG GTGATAAATATATCAATGGGGAAATTATACCCTGCAAATACCCTACTTATCAACCAAAGCAAAGAAAAGAATCAAAATCTGTGAACAAAAGATATGAGAGACGAAAAGATGGTCCTCCTGCTGGACAGTTCAGACCAAAGCAATCAGCAAGTCAATCGGAATCATCATCTTGA
- the LOC107929710 gene encoding uncharacterized protein, which produces MQIRISSMAVPSCTIKTRPYSTKQHLYSFFFIIIFSFLFLPSSFSSSSPSIHDLLVSRGLPAGLLPKEVKSYTLSDNGTLEVLLDEPCLTKYENRVFFDSVVRANLSYGSLIGVVGLSQEELFLWLPVKDIIVNDPTSGLILFDIGLAHKQLSLSLFEDPPLCKPQGILKNNVRKEKGFEGIR; this is translated from the exons ATGCAAATTCGAATATCATCCATGGCAGTTCCCAGCTGTACCATAAAAACCAGACCCTATTCAACAAAACAACACCTTTATTCCTTCTTCTTCATAATCATATTTTCCTTCCTCTTTTTACCCTCTTCTTTTTCATCCTCTTCTCCTTCAATCCACGATCTTCTCGTTTCCAGAGGGTTACCGGCAGGTTTGCTCCCAAAAGAAGTGAAATCTTATACCCTTTCAGACAATGGAACCCTGGAAGTGTTGTTGGACGAACCCTGCTTGACAAAGTACGAGAATAGGGTGTTCTTCGACAGTGTAGTGAGGGCTAACCTTAGCTATGGAAGCTTGATCGGGGTTGTCGGGTTAAGCCAAGAAGAACTGTTCCTCTGGTTGCCTGTTAAAGACATCATCGTTAATGACCCGACATCTGGTCTCATCTTGTTTGACATAGGACTTGCTCACAAACAGCTTTCGTTGTCTCTTTTCGAAGACCCTCCTCTGTGTAAACCTCAAG GAATATTGAAGAATAATGTGAGGAAGGAGAAAGGATTTGAGGGTATTAGATAG